In the Brassica napus cultivar Da-Ae chromosome A7, Da-Ae, whole genome shotgun sequence genome, one interval contains:
- the LOC111199415 gene encoding meiosis-specific protein ASY2-like — protein sequence MSSHRLTREQKGKGAVSSRDSAENPDSIHRGAMMDTENMDLAQRLLVSEAREQFRGDDDGQEAVDASIVPISYYPGNIFAEESPLEVWRIRPSVVDGQDWSNVERTKSTVESVEAILRDLNAHGVSFIIPKRDQRPWSPPKGYQCIYESYFRNDTKLWFPIPRIVTTYAFRRGVALSQLMNGSLRLMVVLSVIAAEAGTSMSVRSFEELTSVSISDDGLVSTRMRPNYNVVTGYPTKTSDWQRSYFYVKSNRSAFEEPPKSGYRVLWNAEMGTAHCLS from the coding sequence ATGTCGTCGCATCGTTTGACGCGAGAACAAAAAGGAAAGGGGGCGGTATCTTCTCGGGATTCTGCTGAGAATCCTGACAGTATCCATCGCGGAGCAATGATGGATACGGAGAATATGGATTTAGCGCAGCGTCTTTTGGTCTCGGAAGCAAGAGAACAGTTCCGGGGTGACGACGACGGTCAAGAAGCGGTCGACGCCTCGATTGTTCCGATCAGCTACTACCCTGGGAACATCTTCGCCGAGGAGAGCCCACTGGAGGTTTGGAGAATTCGACCTTCGGTCGTCGATGGACAAGATTGGTCCAACGTCGAGAGGACGAAGTCCACCGTGGAGTCGGTGGAGGCTATTCTCCGAGATCTCAATGCACACGGGGTCTCGTTCATCATTCCAAAGCGGGATCAGAGGCCTTGGTCGCCCCCGAAGGGGTATCAGTGCATTTACGAGTCATATTTCCGGAACGACACGAAGCtgtggttcccgattcctcGAATCGTCACGACTTATGCGTTCCGCAGAGGAGTCGCTTTAAGCCAGCTGATGAACGGGTCTCTTCGGTTGATGGTCGTTCTATCGGTAATTGCGGCCGAGGCGGGGACGTCGATGAGTGTGAGGTCGTTTGAAGAATTGACCTCGGTTTCAATTTCCGATGATGGGCTCGTCTCGACGAGGATGCGCCCAAACTACAACGTGGTTACGGGGTACCCGACCAAAACCTCGGATTGGCAACGTTCGTACTTCTATGTGAAGTCGAACAGGTCAGCGTTCGAGGAACCTCCGAAGTCTGGTTATCGCGTTCTTTGGAATGCGGAGATGGGTACTGCACACTGCCTTTCGTGA
- the LOC106354905 gene encoding uncharacterized protein LOC106354905 — MNQAGTSETQALKRNSKDVAWEYGMLCNPSNPDKVKCKLCGKLFSGGAFRIKEHIAKIPGNVSACPLSTKDDQEKCKNAIDEAKKKKKSKRSSDADLRNSVKICDVGDEDDEAGAELEELRSKKIPRTLGPMDKFASDINPRLSSVETRQQNISDALCKDRLHKVHQYIGRWVFASGVPFHATANDEFKLMLEAVGQFGSGVTPPSQYLLREPLLKEEVERVKGLLKAQEEERKENGCSVLTDAWSDRKRRSIMNLCINCRGGTMFLSSKDCSEEAHTGEFIYEYVKGCIEDVGVENVVQVVTDNAPNNMAAARFLKEKIPDIFWTSCAAHTVNLMLESIAKLQSFKTIIKRAKGFTIFVYAHHKTLAMMRKFTDNKDIVRPGVTRFASCFLTLQSLMEKTDQLQSMFVSAEWKQCKWAKHPKGVEAFKTMTSMQFWNGVTMCLKVFGPLVKVLRLVDGDKKPTMGYLHGELLQAKKDICAGLNNVQRNIQPIMTIIDQRIEGRLDSPLHLTGYFLNPYYLYKDQTIPLHNNVLTSFFKCVNAFIPDDLSKQCNVINSEINKYKNKEDNFGTPWAVKGCEEFKDDYDPVEWWNTYGTSVPNLQRMAKRILSLTTSSSGCERAWSSFEGIHTKKRNRLSTSRMNNLVFVQFNTRLLNKRKKRKEKNIDILLADDATHAQEWLVEGDDAEHESAMGVGAGDTEGAADDDDMADIRELRDEDFISDAEEEDFAGTNLESDEDQVPNMYGEEEYDN; from the exons ATGAACCAAGCAGGAACTTCAGAAACACAAGCTTTGAAAAGAAATTCAAAGGATGTTGCTTGGGAATATGGGATGTTGTGTAACCCAAGTAATCCAGATAAGGTGAAGTGTAAACTATGTGGAAAATTATTTTCTGGTGGTGCATTTAGGATTAAAGAGCATATTGCCAAGATTCCAGGAAATGTTTCTGCTTGTCCACTATCAACAAAAGATGATCAAGAAAAGTGCAAAAATGCTATTGATGAagctaagaagaaaaagaagagcaaGAGGAGCTCAGATGCTGACTTGCGAAATTCTGTGAAGATATGTGATGTtggagatgaagatgatgaggctGGTGCTGAACTTGAAGAGTTGAGGTCAAAAAAAATTCCTCGGACACTTGGTCCCATGGATAAATTTGCATCAGATATCAACCCACGACTCTCTTCCGTGGAGACTAGACAACAAAATATCAGTGATGCTCTTTGTAAAGATAGATTACATAAAGTTCACCAATATATTGGCAGATGGGTCTTTGCTTCTGGTGTCCCCTTCCATGCTACTGCAAACGATGAATTTAAGTTGATGCTTGAAGCTGTTGGACAGTTTGGCTCGGGAGTTACGCCACCAAGTCAATATTTGCTAAGAGAACCTTTACTGAAAGAAGAAGTTGAGAGAGTCAAGGGTTTATTAAAAGCTCAGGAAGAAGAGAGGAAAGAGAACGGGTGCTCAGTTTTGACGGATGCTTGGTCCgatagaaaaagaagaagtattATGAACTTATGTATTAATTGCAGAGGAGGAACCATGTTTCTTTCTTCTAAAGACTGTTCAGAGGAGGCTCACACTGGTGAATTTATTTATGAGTATGTCAAAGGGTGCATTGAGGATGTTGGGGTAGAAAATGTGGTTCAAGTGGTGACTGACAATGCTCCAAACAATATGGCCGCTGCGAGGttcttgaaagaaaaaatacCAGACATTTTTTGGACATCATGTGCTGCCCACACTGTTAATTTGATGCTTGAGAGCATTGCAAAACTCCAAAGTTTTAAGACCATCATCAAGAGGGCTAAAGGGTTCACAATATTTGTTTATGCTCACCACAAGACTTTAGCGATGATGAGGAAATTCACAGACAATAAAGACATTGTTAGACCAGGGGTTACAAGATTTGCATCATGCTTCTTAACTTTGCAAAGCCTGATGGAAAAGACTGATCAGTTACAGTCCATGTTTGTTAGTGCTGAATGGAAACAGTGCAAATGGGCAAAGCATCCTAAGGGAGTGGAAGCTTTTAAAACAATGACGAGTATGCAGTTTTGGAATGGAGTAACTATGTGTTTGAAGGTTTTTGGACCTTTAGTTAAGGTACTTAGATTGGTGGATGGTGATAAGAAACCTACAATGGGATATCTGCATGGAGAGTTATTACAAGCAAAGAAAGATATATGTGCTGGGTTGAATAACGTTCAAAGGAATATTCAGCCAATCATGACTATCATTGACCAAAGGATTGAGGGTCGACTTGACAGTCCTTTGCATTTGACGGGTTATTTCTTGAATCCTTACTATTTATACAAGGATCAAACCATTCCATTACATAACAATGTGCTCACAAGCTTTTTCAAGTGCGTCAATGCTTTTATtcccgacgacctttccaagcAATGCAACGTCATCAATTCTGAGATTAATAAGTACAAGAACAAGGAAGATAATTTTGGGACACCATGGGCTGTAAAAGGCTGTGAAGAATTTAAAGATGATTATGATCCAG ttGAATGGTGGAATACTTACGGGACGTCAGTGCCTAATTTGCAAAGAATGGCAAAGAGAATTTTGTCATTGACTACTAGTTCATCGGGATGTGAAAGAGCTTGGAGTTCTTTTGAAGGG ATACATACAAAAAAGCGAAACCGGCTTAGTACAAGTAGAATGAATAATCTTGTATTTGTCCAATTTAATACAAGATtgttgaacaaaagaaaaaaacggaAGGAGAAGAACATTGATATATTGCTGGCTGATGATGCTACTCATGCTCAAGAATGGCTTGTTGAAGGTGATGATGCAGAGCATGAATCAGCTATGGGTGTAGGAGCTGGTGATACAGAAGGAGCggcagatgatgatgatatggcTGATATTAGAGAACTGCGTGATGAAGATTTTATTTCTGATGCTGAAGAGGAAGATTTTGCTGGTACTAATTTGGAATCAGATGAAGACCAAGTTCCAAACATGTACGGTGAAGAAGAATATGATAATTAA